A region from the Salvia splendens isolate huo1 chromosome 15, SspV2, whole genome shotgun sequence genome encodes:
- the LOC121768313 gene encoding ARF guanine-nucleotide exchange factor GNOM-like has translation MGRLRLQSSINAIEEEPEDCEATSSTKATMGSMINSEIGAVLAVMRRNVRWGGRYISGEDQLEHSLIQSLKNLRRQVFSWQHDWRSVNPSLYLQPFLDVIRSDETGAPITGVALSSVYKILTLDVLDKNTVNVDDAMHLVVDAVTSCRFEVTDPTSEEVVLTKILQVLLACMKSKASVMLINQHVCTIVNTCFRAVHQAGAKGELLQRIARHTMHELIRCIFSHLPDVDNTERSIVKGGSSVKNEAAAHDPDYSFISKAENGSGNSEYDGRLSSGVLSSASGLVNSMMDENSARGDNGKDVVPYDLHLMTEPYGVPCMVEIFHFLCSLLNVAEHTGIGLRENSISFDEDVPLFALGLINSTIELGGPAIRQHLRLLSLIQDELFRNLMQFGLSMSPLILSMVCSIVLNLYQHLRTELKLQLEAFFACVILRLAQSRYGASYQQQEVVMEALVDFCRQKTFMVEMYANLDCDIMCGNMFEELANLLSKSAFPVNCPLSSMHILALDGLIAVIQGMAERIGNVSAGSESNPVNLEEYTPFWMVKCDNYSDPDYWVPFVRRRRYIKRRLMIGADHFNRDPKKGLEFLQGTHLLPDKLDPQSVACFFRYTAGLDKNLVGDFLGNHDDFCVQVLHEFAGTFDFQDMNLDTALRLFLETFRLPGESQKIQRVLEAFSGRYYEQSPLILANKDAALLLSYSIIMLNTDQHNVQVKKKMSEEDFIKNNRHINGGSDLPREFLSELYYSICKNEIRTTPEQGAGFAEMTPSRWIDLMHKSKKTPPFIVADSRTYLDHDMFAIMSGPTIAAISVVFDHAEYEDVYQTCIDGFLAVAKISACHHLEDVLDDLVVSLCKFTTLLNPSSVEEPVLAFGDDAKARMATVTVFTIANRYGDFVRTGWRNILDCILRLHKLGLLPARVASDAADDSEMSSDPGHGKPLTNSLSSAHMQTIGTPRRSSGLMGRFSQLLSLDTEEPRSQPTEQQLAAHQRTLQTIQKCHIDSIFTESKFLQADSLLQLARALIWAAGRPQKGNSSPEDEDTAVFCLELLIAITLNNRDRIGLLWPGVYDHIAGIVQSTVVACALVEKAVFGLLRICQRLLPYKENLADELLRSLQLVLKLDARVADQYCEQITQEVSRLVKANATHIRSPMGWRTIASLLSITARHPDASESGFEALSFIMADGAHLAPANFVLCVDAARQFAESRIGQTDRSVHAVDLMAGSVSCLVHWAQDAREAMSESEASKLCQDIGEMWLRLVQGLRKVCLDQREDVRNHALLSLQTCLTGVDEICLPIGFWPQCFEMVIFTMLDDLAEIAQGNPQTQKEYRNIEGTLVLALKLLTKVLLHLLQELSQLSSFCKLWRNVIGRMEKYMKLKVKRGEKVQELVLELLKNTLLVMKTKGVLVPTSTLGGDNVWEQTWLHVNKVFPSLQSEVFPNQDSEPLQSNEGEMDSA, from the exons ATGGGACGCTTAAGGTTACAATCTAGTATTAATGCAATTGAAGAGGAACCAGAGGACTGTGAGGCTACCTCTTCCACTAAGGCTACAATGGGATCTATGATTAATTCAGAGATTGGAGCAGTACTGGCAGTCATGAGAAGGAATGTGAGATGGGGAGGTCGTTATATATCAGGTGAAGATCAGTTGGAGCACTCTCTCATTCAATCTCTTAAAAACTTGAGAAGGCAAGTGTTTTCATGGCAACATGACTGGCGATCAGTCAATCCATCCTTGTATCTCCAGCCATTTCTTGATGTGATTCGGTCAGATGAAACAGGGGCTCCAATTACTGGTGTTGCATTGTCATCTGTGTACAAGATTTTGACTCTTGATGTACTGGATAAAAATACAGTCAATGTTGATGATGCCATGCATCTGGTAGTTGATGCAGTTACGAGCTGTAGATTCGAGGTAACTGACCCTACCTCTGAAGAGGTTGTATTAACAAAGATACTTCAAGTTCTATTGGCTTGCATGAAAAGTAAAGCATCAGTGATGTTGATCAATCAACATGTGTGTACCATTGTGAACACCTGTTTCCGGGCAGTACATCAAGCTGGTGCAAAAGGCGAACTCTTACAGAGGATAGCTCGTCATACAATGCATGAACTTATTAGATGCATTTTTTCGCACCTTCCAGATGTTGACAATACAGAACGGTCAATAGTTAAGGGAGGCAGTTCTGTAAAAAATGAG GCTGCTGCACATGATCCTGATTACAGTTTCATCAGCAAAGCAGAAAATGGCAGTGGAAATTCTGAGTATGATGGTCGACTCTCCTCTGGAGTTTTGAGTTCTGCATCTGGCCTTGTGAACAGTATGATGGATGAGAATAGTGCCAGGGGTGACAATGGGAAGGATGTAGTTCCATATGATTTGCATTTAATGACAGAACCATATGGTGTACCCTGCATGGTagaaatttttcattttctttgttCGTTGCTTAATGTCGCTGAGCATACAGGGATAGGTCTGAGAGAAAATTCGATATCATTTGACGAAGATGTGCCTCTATTTGCATTAGGTTTGATTAACTCAACAATTGAATTAGGTGGCCCTGCTATACGACAGCATCTCAGATTGTTGAGTTTGATACAGGATGAGTTATTTCGTAACCTTATGCAGTTTGGGCTGTCAATGAGTCCCTTGATTCTTTCTATGGTCTGCAGCATTGTTCTTAATTTATATCAGCATTTGCGCACTGAGCTGAAACTTCAGCTTGAAGCTTTCTTTGCATGTGTGATTTTGAGACTTGCACAAAGTCGATATGGAGCTTCATACCAGCAACAGGAGGTTGTAATGGAGGCACTAGTTGATTTCTGTAGGCAAAAAACCTTCATGGTAGAAATGTATGCAAATTTAGATTGTGATATAATGTGCGGCAACATGTTTGAAGAACTTGCTAATTTGTTGTCAAAGAGTGCGTTTCCTGTGAATTGCCCTCTGTCCAGCATGCATATTCTTGCCTTAGATGGTCTGATTGCAGTGATCCAGGGAATGGCTGAGAGGATTGGCAATGTATCAGCTGGTTCTGAATCAAATCCTGTAAATCTTGAGGAGTATACACCGTTCTGGATGGTGAAATGCGACAATTATAGTGATCCTGATTATTGGGTCCCTTTTGTTCGCCGAAGGAGGTACATAAAAAGAAGATTGATGATCGGAGCTGATCACTTCAATCGGGATCCAAAGAAAGGGCTAGAATTTCTCCAAGGAACACATCTGTTGCCCGACAAACTTGATCCACAGAGTGTAGCTTGCTTTTTCCGCTATACAGCTGGACTAGATAAAAATCTCGTTGGAGATTTTCTTGGGAATCACGATGACTTTTGTGTCCAAGTTCTCCATGAATTTGCAGGAACATTTGATTTTCAAGACATGAACCTTGATACTGCATTAAGGCTCTTTCTGGAGACTTTTCGGCTGCCTGGGGAATCTCAGAAGATACAAAGGGTGCTCGAGGCATTTTCTGGGAGATACTATGAGCAATCACCTCTAATTTTAGCTAATAAGGATGCTGCCCTCTTGCTGTCTTATTCGATCATCATGCTTAATACTGATCAGCATAACGTACAGGTGAAGAAAAAGATGTCAGAAGAAGATTTTATAAAGAATAACAGGCACATCAATGGAGGCAGTGACCTACCTCGTGAGTTCCTCTCTGAGCTCTATTACTCCATCTGCAAGAATGAGATCCGCACCACACCTGAACAAGGAGCAGGTTTTGCTGAAATGACTCCTAGCAGATGGATTGATTTGATGCACAAGTCTAAAAAAACCCCCCCATTCATAGTTGCGGATTCCAGAACCTACCTTGACCATGATATGTTTGCAATCATGTCTGGTCCAACAATTGCTGCTATCTCTGTGGTATTTGATCATGCAGAATATGAGGATGTTTACCAAACATGTATAGATGGATTCTTGGCTGTCGCAAAGATATCTGCCTGTCATCATCTTGAAGATGTTTTGGATGACCTTGTTGTGTCTCTATGTAAGTTCACGACACTCCTGAACCCCTCATCTGTAGAGGAACCTGTTCTGGCCTTTGGTGATGATGCAAAAGCTAGAATGGCCACGGTTACAGTTTTCACTATTGCAAATAGGTATGGAGATTTTGTGCGTACTGGTTGGAGAAATATTCTGGACTGCATCTTAAGATTGCACAAGCTTGGCCTTCTGCCTGCTCGTGTGGCCAGTGATGCAGCAGATGATTCGGAGATGTCATCTGATCCAGGACATGGGAAGCCTCTTACAAACTCACTGTCTTCTGCTCATATGCAAACGATTGGTACACCTAGGAGGTCCTCAGGCCTTATGGGTCGATTCAGCCAGCTTCTGTCTCTTGACACTGAAGAGCCAAGGTCTCAGCCTACTGAACAACAACTGGCTGCTCATCAACGCACACTTCAGACGATCCAGAAGTGCCATATTGATAGCATCTTTACTGAGAGCAAGTTCTTGCAAGCTGATTCCTTATTGCAGCTTGCACGGGCACTTATATGGGCTGCTGGACGACCGCAGAAGGGAAATTCCTCGCCCGAGGATGAGGACACTGCGGTGTTCTGCCTGGAACTGCTGATTGCAATTACTTTGAACAACCGTGACCGAATTGGGCTTCTCTGGCCAGGTGTGTATGATCACATAGCAGGTATAGTTCAGTCAACTGTAGTGGCTTGTGCCTTGGTTGAGAAGGCAGTTTTTGGACTTCTTCGCATTTGCCAGCGACTGCTTCCATACAAGGAGAATCTCGCCGATGAACTTCTGAGATCACTACAACTGGTTCTGAAGCTTGATGCTCGAGTTGCCGACCAATACTGTGAGCAGATAACACAGGAGGTCAGCCGCTTGGTCAAAGCAAATGCTACTCACATCCGATCTCCAATGGGCTGGCGAACCATTGCTTCTTTACTTTCTATCACAGCCAGACACCCTGATGCTTCTGAATCGGGATTCGAAGCCCTCTCATTCATAATGGCTGATGGAGCCCACCTAGCCCCGGCTAATTTCGTACTTTGTGTGGATGCAGCTAGGCAGTTTGCAGAATCTCGCATTGGACAGACTGATAGATCGGTCCATGCTGTGGATCTCATGGCAGGATCCGTTTCTTGTTTGGTACATTGGGCACAAGATGCTAGGGAAGCTATGTCCGAATCAGAAGCATCAAAATTGTGTCAAGACATTGGTGAGATGTGGCTGAGGCTTGTCCAAGGATTGAGGAAGGTTTGTCTGGACCAGAGAGAAGATGTTAGAAACCACGCTCTCCTATCATTGCAAACCTGCCTGACCGGAGTAGACGAGATTTGCCTTCCTATTGGCTTCTGGCCACAGTGCTTCGAAATGGTGATATTCACAATGCTTGATGACTTGGCTGAAATTGCTCAAGGGAACCCTCAAACTCAAAAAGAATACCGGAACATAGAAGGAACGCTCGTTCTTGCCTTGAAACTGCTCACGAAAGTGTTGTTACATTTGCTCCAGGAGCTCTCACAACTGTCGAGCTTCTGCAAGCTGTGGCGCAATGTGATTGGCCGGATGGAGAAGTACATGAAACTCAAGGTTAAAAGGGGAGAGAAGGTTCAGGAGCTGGTCCTGGAACTTCTCAAGAACACATTGCTCGTCATGAAGACGAAGGGGGTGCTCGTCCCCACCAGTACTCTCGGGGGAGACAACGTGTGGGAGCAGACATGGTTGCACGTGAACAAGGTATTTCCATCTCTGCAGTCGGAGGTGTTCCCGAATCAAGATTCAGAGCCATTGCAATCTAATGAAGGAGAGATGGATTCTGCCTAG